Proteins from one Longimicrobium sp. genomic window:
- the sat gene encoding sulfate adenylyltransferase: protein MPITPYGGTLVDLRPDAAEALELRKLARSLPRIPINAVTLSDLYLLSVGALSPLDGFMGEADYDAVVEGLTLANGLPWTIPVTLPVTRSEAAGLRPGDRAALIAPDGETAAVITVRDIFGWSREHEAQSVYGTRDRAHPGVARLDSLGDLLLGGEVRYLYRHDVSGFPEHNLTPAETRVEFASRGWRTVVAFQTRNPVHRAHEYLQKVALESVDGLLLHPLVGDTKADDVPAEVRMRCYQVLLEKYYPADRVLLAVNPAAMRYAGPREAVFHAVIRRNYGATHFIVGRDHAGVGDFYGTYAAQEIFDRIDLDLLGIVPLKFEHAFYCRACEGMASTRTCPHGREHHVVLSGTKVREALARGERPPAEFSRPEVADVLVEAAAQTLQPA, encoded by the coding sequence GCCGAGGCGCTGGAGCTGCGGAAGCTGGCGCGCTCGCTGCCGCGCATCCCCATCAACGCGGTCACCCTCTCCGACCTCTATCTCCTCTCCGTCGGCGCGCTGAGCCCGCTGGACGGCTTCATGGGCGAGGCCGATTACGACGCGGTGGTCGAGGGGCTCACGCTGGCCAACGGGCTGCCGTGGACCATCCCCGTCACCCTCCCCGTCACCCGCAGCGAGGCCGCGGGGCTGCGCCCGGGCGACCGCGCCGCGCTGATCGCGCCCGACGGCGAGACGGCGGCGGTGATCACCGTGCGCGACATCTTCGGCTGGAGCCGCGAGCACGAGGCGCAGTCCGTCTACGGCACCCGCGACCGCGCGCACCCCGGCGTGGCGCGCCTCGACTCGCTGGGCGACCTGCTGCTGGGCGGCGAGGTGCGGTACCTCTATCGCCACGACGTCTCCGGCTTTCCCGAGCACAACCTGACCCCGGCGGAAACGCGCGTGGAGTTCGCCAGCCGCGGGTGGCGCACGGTGGTCGCCTTCCAGACGCGCAACCCCGTGCACCGGGCGCACGAGTACCTGCAGAAGGTGGCCCTCGAATCCGTCGACGGGCTCCTTCTCCACCCCCTGGTCGGCGACACCAAGGCGGACGACGTCCCCGCCGAGGTGCGGATGCGCTGCTACCAGGTGCTGCTGGAGAAGTACTACCCGGCGGACCGCGTCCTCCTCGCCGTCAACCCCGCCGCGATGCGCTACGCGGGGCCGCGCGAGGCCGTCTTCCACGCCGTCATCCGCCGCAACTACGGCGCGACGCACTTCATCGTCGGCCGCGACCACGCGGGGGTGGGCGACTTCTACGGGACCTACGCGGCGCAGGAGATCTTCGACCGCATCGACCTCGACCTCCTCGGGATCGTGCCGCTGAAGTTCGAGCACGCCTTCTACTGCCGCGCCTGCGAGGGGATGGCGAGCACGCGCACCTGCCCGCACGGCCGCGAGCACCACGTGGTCCTCTCGGGGACGAAGGTGCGCGAGGCGCTGGCGCGGGGAGAGCGCCCGCCCGCGGAGTTCTCGCGCCCCGAGGTGGCCGACGTGCTGGTGGAGGCCGCCGCCCAGACCCTGCAACCCGCCTGA